The genomic DNA TTACCAAGGTCCTAACCAGATGTACCTGTAACTGGTTATCAAAAACTGTGGGGATCCCAGAATCTAGCAGCAGGGGCACAGAGTAGAGGTGAGGGACAGATATTTTTGGCTGAGGTGACCAGTGCAATATTTCAGATCATGTCACACAAACAGCTGCCTGTTCTGTGATGATTCTGGCCACAAGATCCTAGATGGGGGTGCCTGAAATCATGCCTAGAAGGTGATCTGATGAAGAAGCGTGGTCCAAAGAACCGATGTGAAGAGAATCCCATGGTTCGTTTGGGGCTGGTGTAGGTTTTCAAAAACTTGTTATTGTTGATGTAAATTTTCTCCTCTGTGCATtggttgtatatatacatatcctgACATCTTGATTATTAATTACTGGGACTTTGTAAATATAAGTTCCAATTTGACATAACATTACTTCTGAGTTTCAAAACATTACCATTCCAGCCCCATGATATAAACACATTCCCAGACACACGACTTTCACAACCACAGATCAAGTACTAAACTGCAATtgtaatggaaagagaaaaaaaaaatccccttcaTATCACAGTTAGCTTGCTTGCCAGAGACCCCTCCTGAGAAGGAGATTATGCTATTAGTAGTAACAGAAATGCTGGGCATTCTATGAACGAAGTGACTCACAGGTTGTGGGTTGGTCACAAGTTGTTGGAGGAGGTCACAGTGAGGATGTGACCTCTGGTTGACCTGTGAGCTGAACCCCATCTCCCCATCCTTGGAATGAACATCCTGCCCACATTATCACAGTGTTCCAAGAACTGTCACCTTGACAGAGTAAGGAATCGTTGAAGCCATCTGGATGGTATACATGACTAAGCCCAGGTAAGACCTCTAGGTAAGATTTCAAGATTCTGGCAGGGTATAGAAATCTACTTGCCTTATAGCCACCCAAGACAAGCCTCTCATGTAAATTCCCTTGCTTCTGACAACTGCCACCTGCCAATctggagtgctgctgctgctaagtcgcttcagtcgtgttcgactctgcgcgaccccagagacggcagcccaccaggctcccccgtccctgggattctccgggcaagaacactggagtgggttgccatttccttctccaatgcatgaaagtgaaaagtgaaagtgaagtcgctcagttgagtccgactcctagcgaccccatggactgcagcctaccaggctcctccatccgtgggattttccaggcaagagtattggagtggggtgccattgccttctcccgccAATCTGGAAGAGTCTGCCTTGTTCTTCAGTCTCTCCCTGTCCTCTAGGGTCAGTTTTCAAACCAACACAAATGTTTGTTCAATGGCAGAACCCCAGGTCCCATCACTAGAAATTTCTACTCAGCAGGTGTGAGGAGGTACTCCAGAATCTTTACTGCTAAGCTGTAGTACCTCAGGTGATATGGATGCTACGGCCATCGAGAAAGACCCTTTTGAGAAagacctctttttaaaatatctaaccaggaaatttattttctttcagggtTTAACAGGGGGtaaaatttaattcagaatttttttttccttttattgccaAAGTGCAAAGAAAATCTTCAAAGTGTTTAATatcttacaatttattttttttgttttttgatgttttatttattttttaaaatataaatttatttattttaattggaggttaattactttacaatattgtattggttttgtaatACATCAAACAAATCCATTACATTATTTTCAGTAAGGCCCACAACTACATATAAAAACTGAAGATTATGATCCAAAAGAAAACAGCTCTTAATTCTCAGACAAGAAGACTACACTAAAGAGGCGGGGAAAAGATGAGCACTTGAGGAAAAGCAGCATCAGCTGTCAAGTGTCACAAAATCACAGTCCATGGAAATAGGCCACGTGGTATCAGACTCATTATCCTCCCAAATCCACGGCCATAAACACGTGCACCAAATGCACTGATCCTGTTGTTCTCCTAccttcgcctgccaatgcagttgaGGCTAAATTGTCATCTCATTTTCATGCTTCTGTGTAATTTATTACCCTGATTGAGGGCTATGCCGCAGTCAATTCTATTACATAGTTTCCAGCAACTCCTTACTTGTTAATAAAATAACCAAAGGATTCAGGATTttatctatacatatattttactttatacttGAGTTTGGGGAAAGACCATTATGTGCCATATGCCCTTAAGAAATTATTGTTGAGTGAGTGAACAAAATGTTGAGCTGAATCACATTATTGTATATATTCCCAAAGTAGCAAATCAAATTATATTCTCAGTACAGTGAACAGTGAGTTGATTCTTAAAGAAAACTCATGGTGAACATTTTTGAAAAGAGATGATtctgggtgggggggggcagggagTGGGAGTGGAATGTATCTTTTTTGAAAATCTTTTGTCTTGCAATCATTTTGAATTACAAAAAGTTGCAAAAACAGTTCAAAGAGCTCCCCTACAGCCTTAGAGTTGTAAACATTTCTGAACCATCTGAGGGTAAGTGCAGTTGTGATGTCCACTTTACTCCCTCATTATTCAGAGtgtattttctaaaaacaagaaaactctCCTAAATAAATGCAGTACAACCTCAACATCAGGAAAATAACATCGATCCAATTTAATTCAACAGAATTCATTGAAGTTTTGCTGTTAATATCATTTACAGGTCTTGGATGCCATTCAAGACTCTTGCATTTAGTTGTCCCTTTAGAGTCCTTCAATCTTAAACAATCTTTAAAGATTATACATTATATCAGGAGACAACACAGGCTGATTTTTCCCACTACTGTTTTTTGTGTAAACTTTTGCCAGTTGATTAAGATGCTATCTCCCAAGTATTATAGCTGTAATGTTAATAAGTATTTCATGTGTTAATTAATAATGGATATATATTAATGATAATTAATGAATTTTTAGGAACATGCTTTGAGATTATAAATATTGTCTTGCTTATCAAAAGTTTATCCACTATTTCTAGTATCCATTGATGATTCTGGCCTGAATcaattatgatgatgatgattgcAAAGTGGTGGTTTTTTAATACtgtctttccttctattaattgTTTTCCACTGGTGgaacttcctttctttctattgGCATGGACGCATTGATTCCTATTTTGCACAAAGGTAGCAACCTGTTCCTGTCATTGTTTATTTTGATGCTTAAATGGTCCTGGATTTGGCCAGCAGGAACCCCTTCAAGCTGCTcctatattctttcatttattattatttttttttacagtaggatcttgctggttatctattttaactaTAGctcaatctcaaactcccaatctattccTCCCCCCCATATTTCACCCCCCCCCCATTCTTTTGACATGTCTTCGTAACTAtttatgaaggaaatggcaacccactccagtattcttgctgggagaaccccatggacaatggagtttagctggctacagtctatggagtcgcagagagtcagacatgacttagaggctGGATAGCATAGCTCTTTAAGTAACTTATTTTATTGCTTAATAAAGTATTCCAGTTTCATTCCCTACACATGCAGCCATAGTTCCTCTTGGTAGAGAATGTTATTTAGAAAAGTCTGAGTTCTAGGCGTGTTCACTGTAGTAGGGGTGCTATTGCTCTCTCAGTGGACAGAGctaggaaatatatatatgttcagttgttcagtcctgtccgactctttgcgatcccgtgcgAACCTGGCcaaaacactagagtgggttaccatttcctacaccaggggatcttcctgacccagggattgaaatcgccccccaccccgcccggcttcttgtgtctcctgcattgcaggcggattctttacccacccaGGAAGCTCCTGATAACATCGATATTGCACACCGACCCTATGGTTACCGTGCAGAACAATCTTGTTTTATTTCCACCTGCAGCTTCCTGAATCCTTAACTAAGCATAAAATTTCAAAGCTCCCACATCGAAGAAGGCCCTCAGTTAccctttctcattttctgtttccagcgttttccttctttctccaagATTATCTGCAGACTTAAGTTTTCTTAAAAGTTCTTTCGTGGCGTACTCGAGAAGAAGACTCATAAAACGCTCCAAATGCAGCCTGTGGTGTAAATGGTGAATCAATAAAAATGACGAGGTAAGTAAAACACTATCCCTGACGATCGCGGCGGTCCATTTTAATTTAGAGGGCGCCAGCTACACGTCAACGAGGGATTCAAAAGCTACCGGGCAAACCGCTCCGGACCAGGAATCCCTAAGAGAAGACTGGCGCCACCGAAGTTTCCAGTGGTGGCCAGCTCTCGAAATTGCAGGAAGGAGCCTCCGTCTTTCTGAGCCGCTTCGCCAGTGTTCTCGCCGGCGCTTGTGTCAGAAATTTCTAGTCCCCCCCCCGCCCTTCCTCGGGCATATCTCCGTCTGGACCTTCCGCAGCGCTCGGAACAGGTTAGCCGGGCGGCGGCGCGCTGGGGACGCGCCCAGGTGCctcggccccgccccgcgcctgTCGGGGCCCAGGTGCCGGCGCCCAGGTGCGCGCGGTGCGGGCTGCAGCTCCGCCCGATACCCGACAGCGGGCGCCGCTGCAGCAGCTCCGGAGCGGCGGAGCTGAGCGCCTTCGCGACTTGGGGCAGCTCCTGCGCTCGGCCCTGCTCGGCAGCGAGAGCTCCGCCCGGGCGCCGGGTTCCCGGAGCTGCCGGAGCGGGCGGGCGCCGAGGGGGCGGACCGAGCTCCGCGGACCTCGCCGGCCTGGAGCGGGAGAGGCGGGCGATCCGGGAGCGCCTGGGAGCGCGGAGAGCGGGGCCAGCCCCCTGCGCGCTGGAGACACCCGAGCGCCCCGTGCCTTGCTTGGCACGATGCGACCCGCCGCGTCTCTGCGCCGGCCCGGGGCTTCGCTTTCTGCTCGCTGAGCCCCGGCGCTCGCCACCGCGGAAATTCGGAAAGACCGGCGAGACGTGGGAGAGCCGCGCGGAGAAGCACCCAGACGGACCCAGACGTCCCCTCTGCCCCCAAGAGGCTGCCGACCCCTCGATCCCTGGGCTCCTCTAGCTTTACCATGAACCTGGCGCACGCTTGGCGTTAGGAGAAATTTCTGAAGCCGGAGGGGGAGTCAAGGAAATTCTTTGGTTGCTAAGGTAATTGTAGTTGTGACAAAAAAGGGGCAAGACACAAACGGGGGAGAAAGATGTTTTCCAACGCGATGCCCTCCACCCCTCCGGTTCCTGTGTGTTGATTTCATTTCATCTCCCGGGTGTGGATGCTTGTCCATTTCAGATACGTGACaggtgctggtgtgtgtgtgtgtttgggactGTAGAGGCACGAGCTTACATAAGTGGTTAGGCAAGCTGGCGTGTGGAGTTGTGTGGGGTGGGTGCAGGTCTGCACAGAAATCCTGTTCCTGGGTTTCTGGGTGTGAGGCACTCACCGGCCGGGGCGAGCTTGCAGAGGGTACGTGCTTTTAGGGACTTCTAGTCTACTGATAACGCGATCTCAGGTGGGGCAGCTTTACCTCAAAAGCAGCCGTTCATTAACTTTTTCTCTGGATAAGCGCGCCCATTTGTGggttggaagaaaagaaagcggGCGGCGAGGTGTGGAGGAGGGATGGGTGGTGAGGTTCGCTGGTTTGGGGACTGCGGCAGGAGGGGCCGCGTGGATAATTTGCTCCGTGAGGATGGCAACTCGGGTTGCGTGACGGGACCGTGTTTACAGTCACTGCCAGGCTGCCTAAGAAGTGGCCCAGCGAGACAGGAAAGGACAGTGACCCAGAACATTTAATTTTGTCCAGAATGGAAGCTgctgaattttattattattatttaattggaTGGAATAGGAACGttgtttctttgtctcttgttgaGAGGAGTGGCAAATTGAAGATATTTTGGGTCTTGTTCTTGGCCTGAAATTGTTCCCTCAGCATTTATCAATGCTCAGCAGCTGGATCTGCAGGTAGTTTCTGATCAATACCTTTTAGCAGTCCCAGAGTAAAACTGCAAAAATAAGCACTCCTAGGTAAAACCTAACAAACATTGGACCTTTTTCTTAGCAGAGGGTGGTGAGAGATGGAAGAAAAAGACCTGGGCTTATGGAAGAAAAAGAACCGGGCTTATAAGTGTtgggatggagggatggagtTAGAGACTGAGATACAAATTTGTGTGTgttgtcaaaaaagaaaaaaaaaaaaaaaaaaaagctagcctGAAAGGAAACTGGCAGATTTGACTTAATAGGTAAGGCTTTTCTGGATCACTTTTCACAGGCAGATAAGTAATTATATGGAGTTGGCACTGGGGAGGTTGGTGGGAAACTTTCTCTGAGCGGTACAGTCATTATAGTCTTGCTTCTTCTTTATTAATTTGTTGTTTTTGCAATGGGTGGGACTACCCTGTGAGAGAAAGCAAGCAGAGGACTGAGGGAAATCGGAGATTCTTCAGAGGGTCCTTGTAAGTAAAGGCTCACATGCTGAACAGCGAAAACCAAGATGGTGAATCTGTTCTGAGTTCTCCAATATGAAGCAGAAATGTTATGTAGATATGGTGAGCTTATGTACTGTAAATGTTAGCATATtactacatatatgtatatacagccTAAATAATTTGTCCTTTCCTGAAAGTGTAAGTTCCAGAAATGTCAGCTGTGGTGAGGTATTTGGATGAACTAGGTGGCCACTGGTGTTTCCTTTTCCATAATAATTACATTTGTTCTTAACTTCACTTTCCTGTCTCCTTTAAGAAACTTTAATTAACATGCACTGAATTTATATTGCTGAGAGTTTCAGTGAAACAGTGCTAGGTCTTCTTCGAGCAACAAATTTGTCTTATCAAGTGAAACTTTACAACAATGCTCTTGTGGCAGAAATGTCTCTTTCAATGAGACAGTccttattttgttaatttatgaTTTATGGAATGAGATAGccaacatagtttttttttttttaactgagcaaACATttcttaagaaaggaaaaaaaaattaaaggatattTTGGGCAATGAAATTTGCCAGTACTTTTGAATGTCTTATTGTCCACAAGGACAGAATTTTATGTGACAGTAGAATcattctctttcttatttctctggtATTCTCCCATGCATTTAATCCCCAGAACTCCTAAGACTTTGCCAGGAATTGCCAGACCTTCTGTGCTGTGCCAGGGGTTAAACATCAGGGAGATATGAGTAAGGAGCTATGTGTCACCTCAACATTTTTTCAAAAGAGACTCTCTCAGAGATCTCAGTACTGGGATTAGTTTTTCCTTTAGCTGTACAGTCAGCTTGTCTTAATTCATAGTGCTTTGAACCTAGGGAAGCATTTAACCTCTTCATTTTCAGTGCCAGCTGGAAGGAATATATTTACAGAATTTCATCTTCATTGTAACATATGGCATGATATAAATAATTACTACACACACACTATCCTGCTGTatggaaagaaatagaattataaaataaacCTTCATGTTGAGTGATATGgatgtaacattaaaaaaaaaacttttacttttttcttgattATGAAAGAAATAACCATTgggaaaaattccagaaaatacaCACCCAAAAAAGGTCATTTGTAATTCTCCCACAGAAGGTGAACCACTGTTGACATTTCTGCGTACTGTTATGTTCCTGTAGGCTATATTCTGATCACATTCTGATCACAGTATTCCTTGAATTTCTACCGTTCTTCCTATTCTCCAGCccccatttttaaattgtaaatgaAACTTGGATGTGTGTTAGAGGTTTGGGAAATTACTGCTAATTTGTTAGATGACTTTGATAGATcaggttttaatttttgttattgtctttattttaaaaagggggaaattggcttccctggtggctcagatggtaaaagcgtctacctacaatgcgggaggcccgggttcgatccctgggtggggaagatccctggagaaggaaatggcaacccactccaggattcttgcctggaaaaccccatagatggaggagcctgataggctacagtccatgtggtcacaaagagtcggacacaactaagcgacttcacttcacttattttaaaaaagagtagtttctcttttttctgtcaTCTTTGAAAACCAAGGTTTGCATTTTGGATTGGCAGTACTCCCTCAGAGATTTAGGGTTTAAAgtatcagaaaagaaataaagcattggCCATGCAGAGTGAGGGTAAGGTTGGtggtgggagacctgagttctggtTTCAACTCCTCCACCAACTCCTTATGTGACTTTTGGCCACTGGGCCTGTTTCCTTGGAGGACAAATGACACTTTCAGATTTAGCTCAATAAGCTAACTGCATGTTTGTCCGTTTGACGTTTGATGAGGGTGACCTTTGTTTGAAGCACGCTTTTTCAAATGCAGATGGCTAGGATCACCCCCTGAGTTTTGGATTTAGcctgtctggggtggggcctgagaatttaCGTTTCTAACAGGATGATCTGCAGATGATGCTGATTCTGCTGGACCACCCTGAGAACTAGATGGTAAGCTCCTTGGGGGCAAAACACTGTTGCAGTTGTCTTTGCATCCATCTACCCCATGCCTAGGAATGTACCTGCTGGTAGGTGCCTAATAAACATTGTTGAATTCTCTTATCAGTTTTCTCCTTGGGGAAACAACTTTCTGAAGCAGTCAAGATAAAAGAGCTCATCACCCATCATTTGGAACCATTAAATCTGTAATAAGAGTAATAATAAGTCATGAAACCCAGTTCTTCCAAGTGCAGGGAGAGCAAAAACTGCTCACAAGTAGGCAATTAAAATGCACATTAAACCTAATGAGTTACATTAAGTAACAACTCAGAGTACCTGCTTGAGAAACCACAAAGCTCCTCCAGAGCTTCATGGCTGTCTCCCTGAGACCTGTAAAATGCAATTCATTTTCTACCACATACAGATTCCAGTAAGGGGAAGGAAATTCACTATTAATTATCCCAAGTACCAAGGCAGTGGCTAAAGCAAGCAGTGGTCCAGACTCCACCCCTCAGCCGCCAAAAGGCAGACCTCCTCTCCTTAGCTCATCTTGACCAGTCTCCGACCACTAAGGTCTCCCTCTTATGACCGAGGAAACAAGAGAGAAGGGGGGTGAGTGCGTTTATTATCTAGGAGGTTCCAGCTGGCTGAAATATCCCAGTCAGAACTTGTTGATCTTCCTTGTGTGGCTACTTTGTAGGTAAAAAAAATGTATCCTTTTCTTCCACTTCCATGTTAGAAATGGTGCAGAGGACACCCATTTTTAAggatggaaatagaaaaatatgtcaATAGTGAAATACAGACAGAGCAGGCATTTGTGAATGAGGCTTTTCAAGTGAGTTGTGGTGCAGACAGCTGTTCAAGCTTTTGAAATACTTTGGTAAAGccgtcaaaggaaaaaaatcacttttggCACATAGAACTCCCTTGTCCGCTACTATCTGCCCTACCCTGGAGGCTATTTTCTTgcacgggggtgggggtggggggagatgcaCACTTCCAGGAGAGCATCCTGAGATGAGAGTGTCCTGTGTGAACCTGGACCGGCGGCGGCAGCTCTTGGAGGTCCCCAGGTGCCTGTGTTGCTCTTGATATAGGCCAGCCCTGAGCTCACACAGAGCTAGGATCCATAGCTCTTCAAGGAGCACAACAGGCTTTTCACACCCTGTTCA from Ovis aries strain OAR_USU_Benz2616 breed Rambouillet chromosome 7, ARS-UI_Ramb_v3.0, whole genome shotgun sequence includes the following:
- the LOC132660078 gene encoding uncharacterized protein LOC132660078; amino-acid sequence: MVKLEEPRDRGVGSLLGAEGTSGSVWVLLRAALPRLAGLSEFPRWRAPGLSEQKAKPRAGAETRRVASCQARHGALGCLQRAGGWPRSPRSQALPDRPPLPLQAGEVRGARSAPSAPARSGSSGNPAPGRSSRCRAGPSAGAAPSREGAQLRRSGAAAAAPAVGYRAELQPAPRAPGRRHLGPDRRGAGPRHLGASPARRRPANLFRALRKVQTEICPRKGGGGTRNF